In Betaproteobacteria bacterium, one DNA window encodes the following:
- a CDS encoding S8 family serine peptidase codes for MRGHDALNNGLGRVKRNVNMRNASLANWATGTSGTTSLQPGSSALKSYEAAIAADSAITHDPYGHGTHVASVAAGRYFTPKDTASPDINGIAPKANIYDVRVLGDAGFGTVSDALEGIQWVIYHAKEYNIKVMNPSLATDLTENSAD; via the coding sequence ATGCGCGGGCACGATGCCCTCAACAATGGACTCGGCCGCGTCAAACGCAACGTCAACATGCGCAATGCGAGCCTGGCCAACTGGGCCACCGGCACCAGCGGCACGACGTCGCTTCAGCCTGGCAGCAGCGCGTTGAAGTCCTACGAAGCCGCCATCGCCGCCGACTCGGCAATCACGCACGACCCCTACGGCCACGGCACCCATGTTGCGTCCGTGGCGGCTGGCCGGTATTTCACGCCAAAAGACACCGCGTCGCCAGACATCAACGGCATTGCGCCCAAGGCCAACATCTATGACGTGAGAGTGCTCGGTGACGCCGGCTTTGGCACGGTGAGTGATGCGCTCGAAGGCATTCAGTGGGTGATATACCACGCCAAGGAATACAACATCAAGGTGATGAACCCGAGCCTGGCGACCGACCTGACCGAGAATTCGGCAGACTGA
- a CDS encoding PAS domain S-box protein, which produces MKRYFEKELTLRIGDKRWFAVSNAFVDSPDGAPRVLSIFRDITERRQLALALADKERHFTALIATTPVGVFETDRDGLCVFVNRRWSELTGLSLEDALGDSWTNALHAEDRERVHAEWMASTAESRPFTLEYRFQRPDGGVSWVLGQSCSLNSETGELIGHLGTITDITGRKQAEAARASLESQLRESQKMQAIGTLAGGIAHDFNNILATILGNVELAREDVSTNPLALQSLDEIHKASARARDLVQQILSFGRRQPTERKRILLCPVIQESVRLLRATLPARIGLEAHCEPDEPAVLADATQIQQILINMVTNAMQAMRTESGHIRILLDSLLPDVAWIEAHHALRAFHAKHPGRIVRLTVRDDGPGMDATTLARIFEPFFTTKPVDEGTGLGLSVVHGIVQTHDGAIEVDSQLGNGSTFTIYLPAADAESIPPLPARNPANNVAAAEAGGGQHILYLDDDESLVFLVTRLLERRGFRVSGYTDQREALAALRADPSVFDLVVTDYNMPGMSGLDVARAVRTICADLPVAIASGFIDETLQTQAESAGVRELIFKANAVEDLCDAFARLAQSVLAREDLPE; this is translated from the coding sequence ATGAAACGGTATTTTGAAAAAGAGCTTACTCTGCGAATCGGCGACAAACGATGGTTCGCGGTCTCTAACGCGTTCGTCGATTCGCCGGATGGCGCCCCCCGAGTGCTGAGTATTTTCAGGGATATTACCGAGCGCCGGCAATTGGCGCTGGCACTTGCCGACAAAGAGAGGCACTTTACGGCGCTGATCGCAACCACCCCCGTCGGCGTGTTTGAAACAGATCGTGACGGGCTGTGTGTGTTCGTCAACCGTCGCTGGTCGGAACTCACCGGATTGTCGCTGGAAGACGCGCTAGGTGATAGCTGGACAAATGCACTGCACGCCGAAGACCGGGAAAGGGTCCATGCGGAATGGATGGCCTCGACCGCCGAAAGCCGCCCTTTTACGTTGGAGTACCGTTTCCAGCGGCCGGATGGGGGCGTTAGCTGGGTGCTTGGCCAGTCTTGCAGCCTCAATTCCGAAACGGGGGAGCTGATTGGGCATCTCGGCACGATCACCGACATCACCGGGCGCAAGCAAGCCGAAGCCGCCCGCGCCTCGCTCGAATCGCAACTGCGCGAATCGCAGAAGATGCAGGCCATCGGTACGCTGGCCGGCGGCATCGCGCACGACTTCAACAACATCCTCGCCACCATCCTCGGCAACGTTGAACTCGCGCGCGAGGACGTGAGTACCAATCCGCTGGCATTGCAAAGTCTGGATGAAATTCACAAGGCAAGCGCGCGCGCCCGTGACCTGGTGCAACAGATACTCTCCTTCGGCCGCCGCCAGCCGACCGAGCGCAAGCGGATCCTGCTGTGCCCCGTCATCCAGGAGTCCGTGCGCCTGCTGCGCGCCACCCTGCCGGCACGCATCGGTCTGGAGGCACATTGCGAACCAGACGAGCCCGCCGTGCTGGCCGATGCCACCCAGATCCAGCAAATCCTCATCAACATGGTCACCAACGCCATGCAGGCCATGCGCACCGAATCGGGCCACATCCGCATCTTGCTGGATTCGCTGCTACCCGATGTTGCATGGATCGAGGCGCACCACGCGCTGCGTGCCTTCCACGCCAAGCACCCCGGCCGCATCGTGCGGCTTACTGTGCGCGACGACGGGCCGGGCATGGACGCGACGACTCTCGCGCGGATTTTCGAGCCATTCTTCACCACCAAGCCGGTTGACGAAGGCACCGGCCTCGGTTTGTCGGTGGTGCATGGCATCGTGCAAACGCACGATGGCGCCATCGAGGTGGACAGCCAACTGGGCAATGGATCGACTTTCACCATCTACCTGCCCGCCGCAGACGCAGAGTCCATCCCGCCCCTCCCAGCGCGAAATCCCGCGAACAACGTGGCCGCCGCGGAAGCCGGTGGCGGCCAGCACATTCTCTACCTTGACGACGATGAATCGCTGGTGTTTCTGGTCACACGCTTGCTGGAGCGTCGAGGCTTCCGCGTCAGCGGCTACACCGATCAGCGTGAAGCGCTCGCCGCACTACGCGCCGATCCATCCGTATTCGATCTGGTGGTCACCGACTACAATATGCCAGGCATGTCGGGACTGGACGTGGCGCGCGCGGTGCGCACCATCTGCGCGGACCTGCCCGTGGCGATTGCCTCGGGTTTCATCGACGAGACGTTGCAGACCCAGGCGGAAAGCGCGGGAGTGCGCGAACTGATCTTCAAGGCTAATGCCGTGGAGGATCTGTGTGACGCGTTTGCGCGGCTGGCGCAATCGGTACTTGCGAGAGAAGATTTGCCTGAATAA
- a CDS encoding HAMP domain-containing protein: protein MKSPIARQSLKQRYADATIGNKISMIIVASLVAAMVIVFIPNSWVSINNDLEGARESLQTVTNIIGQNLQGPLVFNDKKGALEVLQSLQASSNIVRAEVRNSRNEILAQYSAKRGDGSAVGLIRILPVQHRQVVSQPLAIGSQSLGSLTVEASLDTVWEAQLSLLMSRALVAAIGLMLAIYLVKKISARIVQPIQQIASMARKITGSGDYGLRVNKSSEDEVGVLADEFNSMLNTINQRDQALRESEERFRSVWESSVDGMRLATRRAESFPSTMRIARWWARQAGNWKENHSRKCIRPTKASGFFECL, encoded by the coding sequence ATGAAGTCGCCCATTGCCCGGCAGAGCCTTAAGCAACGCTACGCCGATGCCACGATCGGCAACAAAATATCGATGATCATTGTGGCGTCGCTGGTTGCGGCCATGGTTATTGTCTTCATTCCAAACTCCTGGGTGAGTATCAACAATGACCTGGAAGGTGCACGGGAGAGTCTGCAGACGGTGACGAACATTATTGGGCAAAACCTGCAGGGCCCATTGGTTTTCAACGACAAGAAAGGTGCATTGGAGGTTCTGCAAAGCCTGCAGGCAAGTTCGAATATTGTTCGCGCGGAGGTCAGAAATTCACGTAACGAAATTCTGGCGCAATATTCCGCAAAACGCGGTGACGGATCGGCGGTCGGCTTGATACGAATATTGCCGGTACAACATCGTCAGGTCGTCAGCCAGCCACTTGCAATCGGCTCGCAGTCGTTGGGTTCGTTGACCGTTGAAGCCAGCCTGGACACGGTGTGGGAGGCCCAGTTAAGCCTGTTGATGTCGAGGGCGTTGGTGGCGGCTATCGGTCTCATGCTCGCTATTTATCTGGTGAAGAAAATTTCTGCGCGAATTGTTCAGCCGATCCAGCAGATTGCCTCAATGGCCCGCAAGATTACCGGTAGCGGTGACTATGGCTTGCGCGTGAACAAATCGTCTGAAGACGAAGTCGGCGTCCTTGCCGATGAATTCAACAGCATGCTGAATACCATCAACCAGCGTGATCAGGCCCTTCGGGAGAGTGAAGAGCGGTTCCGTTCCGTTTGGGAAAGTTCGGTTGATGGCATGCGCCTTGCGACGCGTCGGGCAGAATCGTTTCCGTCAACAATGCGTATTGCGCGATGGTGGGCAAGACAAGCGGGGAACTGGAAGGAAAATCACTCGCGGAAGTGTATTCGGCCGACGAAAGCGAGCGGATTCTTCGAGTGTTTGTAA
- a CDS encoding YfiR family protein: MRIHLRRLFLPSLCLLMLATAGARATTVAEESELKAAFVYNFTLFTTWPQSVQSLRICVLGEPTFVPPLKRYEGRNANRAMVGVEHVKSAQEARACQVLFIDKSEHERIGAINKALAGAPVLTVAEAGDLNPQSVHILLVKDGDRIVFDINQAMATAARLEFSFKLLKLARKVHEGK; encoded by the coding sequence ATGCGCATTCATCTTCGACGCCTTTTCCTCCCAAGCCTTTGCCTGCTGATGCTGGCGACGGCAGGCGCACGTGCGACGACCGTGGCGGAAGAATCGGAATTGAAAGCGGCTTTTGTCTACAACTTCACCCTGTTCACCACGTGGCCACAGTCCGTGCAGAGCTTGCGCATATGCGTGCTGGGTGAACCCACGTTCGTCCCGCCGCTGAAGCGCTACGAGGGCCGTAACGCAAACCGCGCGATGGTAGGTGTGGAGCATGTGAAATCCGCACAGGAAGCGCGCGCCTGCCAAGTGCTGTTTATCGACAAAAGCGAACATGAACGCATCGGCGCCATCAACAAGGCTCTGGCCGGTGCACCAGTGCTTACGGTGGCGGAGGCGGGAGACCTGAACCCGCAGTCCGTCCATATTTTGCTGGTGAAAGACGGCGACCGAATCGTCTTTGATATCAATCAGGCAATGGCTACTGCCGCCCGTCTCGAGTTCAGCTTCAAGTTGCTGAAGCTCGCGCGCAAGGTGCATGAGGGCAAATAG
- a CDS encoding TonB-dependent receptor, with translation MKHHVTLLVAACFACSQSGAFAAGISELSLEELLKVSIIGASKYEQRQSEVAAAVSVITRQEIRAFGWRTLAEALGSLPGLYTTYDRQYVYLGARGFGLPGDYSKRVLVTVDGNRANDPGYDGGPVGQQFPLDMDLIERIEFIPGPGGAVYGQNAMFGVVNVITRRGANLDGTELALAYQRPQSMWAGRASWGKVLDNGVDVLLSVSGMHARGEDRFFDFGAAGVSGVANGLDRERDQEFFVRVARGPWSFSFAHGDRRKDDPAGTYLSDPLVSGQYQTDGYSLAQITYQHSFPGGTEHVSARLFAGEERYRSILSYGGPLSFPETSDWYGGELRLLSTALAGHKMMLGLEAQDNVRYNQYIKDLANPANDIYIPGSGYRVGVFAQDEWRIADTLTATLGLRVDRNNVTLTQSSPRVAMIWQATPATTLKALVGRAHRAPNTLEHDYYDGVAFVANPTLKGERIDTLELVVDHRKGSDLTLRSSVYEWHMRGLITQNTDLASGLTQYRSGEKVKAHGLELSGDKTWVSGARLRGSMTLQDVAYVSGAALLNSPKVLGKFNFSRPLPIVDLRMGYELRYVSQRLSRDGSKLGGYVLSNLNLMTDKWFRRTSLSLGLQNLFNKHYTDPGADTNWQNALEQDGRQIRLKATYTF, from the coding sequence ATGAAACATCATGTCACCTTACTGGTTGCCGCGTGTTTCGCTTGTAGTCAATCCGGCGCATTTGCAGCAGGCATATCAGAGCTATCGCTGGAGGAGTTGCTGAAAGTCAGCATCATTGGCGCCTCCAAGTACGAGCAAAGGCAAAGCGAAGTGGCCGCGGCGGTCAGCGTCATCACGCGGCAGGAGATCAGAGCCTTTGGCTGGCGCACGCTTGCCGAGGCCCTCGGCAGCCTGCCCGGTCTGTACACCACCTATGATCGTCAGTATGTATATCTCGGCGCGCGCGGCTTCGGGCTGCCGGGTGATTACTCCAAGCGTGTGCTTGTGACCGTCGATGGCAATCGTGCCAATGATCCGGGTTATGACGGCGGTCCGGTCGGTCAGCAATTCCCGCTGGACATGGATCTGATCGAGCGTATCGAATTTATTCCCGGACCCGGCGGCGCGGTGTACGGTCAAAATGCCATGTTCGGCGTGGTCAACGTAATCACCCGTCGCGGCGCCAATCTGGACGGCACTGAACTGGCCCTTGCCTATCAGCGCCCGCAGTCGATGTGGGCGGGGCGCGCGAGCTGGGGCAAGGTACTCGACAATGGCGTCGATGTGCTCCTGTCGGTCTCCGGCATGCATGCGCGCGGCGAAGACCGGTTCTTCGATTTTGGCGCGGCCGGCGTATCCGGCGTGGCGAATGGGCTGGACCGGGAACGCGACCAGGAGTTCTTTGTCCGCGTCGCCCGCGGCCCATGGTCCTTCAGCTTCGCGCATGGCGACCGCCGCAAGGACGACCCTGCCGGCACTTACCTTTCTGACCCGCTTGTGTCGGGCCAATATCAGACAGACGGCTATTCGCTGGCGCAAATCACCTACCAGCACAGTTTCCCCGGCGGCACCGAGCATGTGTCGGCACGCCTGTTCGCGGGTGAGGAACGCTATCGCAGCATTCTCAGCTACGGCGGGCCGCTTTCGTTCCCGGAAACCAGCGACTGGTATGGCGGCGAGTTGCGACTTCTGTCCACCGCATTGGCTGGGCACAAGATGATGCTGGGGCTGGAAGCGCAGGACAATGTTCGCTACAACCAGTACATCAAGGACCTCGCCAACCCGGCCAACGACATCTACATCCCGGGATCTGGTTACCGTGTTGGCGTATTTGCACAGGACGAATGGCGCATCGCGGATACATTAACCGCCACACTCGGCCTGCGTGTCGATCGCAATAACGTTACGTTGACGCAATCGAGCCCGCGTGTCGCGATGATCTGGCAGGCCACGCCCGCGACGACATTGAAAGCGCTGGTTGGCCGTGCGCACCGCGCACCCAACACGCTGGAACACGATTACTACGATGGCGTAGCTTTCGTTGCCAACCCGACGCTCAAAGGCGAGCGTATCGACACCCTGGAACTCGTCGTCGACCACCGGAAGGGCAGTGATCTGACTTTGCGCAGTTCTGTTTACGAATGGCACATGCGCGGCCTCATTACGCAAAACACCGATTTGGCCAGCGGTCTTACACAGTACCGGTCGGGCGAAAAGGTGAAGGCTCACGGGTTGGAACTGTCGGGCGATAAGACATGGGTATCCGGCGCCCGCCTGCGTGGCAGCATGACTTTGCAGGACGTCGCCTACGTGAGCGGCGCGGCGCTGCTCAACTCGCCCAAGGTGCTGGGCAAGTTCAATTTTTCCCGCCCGTTACCCATCGTCGATTTGCGCATGGGCTACGAACTGCGTTATGTCAGCCAGCGCCTGAGTCGCGATGGCAGCAAGCTGGGAGGATATGTACTGTCGAATCTGAATCTTATGACGGACAAGTGGTTCAGGCGGACATCGTTGTCGCTGGGACTCCAGAATCTCTTCAACAAGCATTACACCGATCCAGGCGCTGATACCAACTGGCAGAATGCACTGGAGCAGGATGGCCGGCAGATTCGCCTCAAGGCGACCTATACCTTTTAG
- a CDS encoding TonB-dependent receptor yields MFSTASSDWYGGELRLLATPWKQHKLMLGLEHQMNSRHEQTLEDLTDPENKVVIPGSGSRQGAYAQDEWAISQSLTATLGLRVDRNNVTGTKRSPRAGLIWQATPATNIKALYGRAHRAPNALERDYDDEISQVANHKLNGETIDTLELVVDHRIGRNLLLRGSVYQWKMVGLVVLGMETVSDLAQYQSGEDVKSRGFELSADKTMHWGGRLRGSLTYQSTQFASGGDLPNSPHVMGKVNFSSPLANTGLFMGYEFQYYSKRETVVKGAYAGGYALSNLNLLTDKWFKGTEVSLGVYNLFNKHYAHPGADTNWQNALEQDGRQVRLKAVYTF; encoded by the coding sequence TTGTTTTCAACCGCTTCCAGCGACTGGTACGGGGGTGAACTGCGTCTGCTTGCCACGCCCTGGAAACAACACAAACTGATGCTGGGACTGGAACATCAGATGAATTCCCGTCATGAACAAACGCTGGAAGATCTCACGGATCCCGAAAACAAGGTCGTGATTCCCGGCTCAGGCTCGCGCCAGGGTGCGTATGCGCAAGATGAATGGGCCATCAGCCAATCCTTGACTGCAACGCTTGGTCTACGCGTTGACCGCAACAATGTCACCGGCACCAAACGGAGTCCGCGCGCGGGCTTGATCTGGCAGGCGACGCCGGCCACCAACATCAAGGCGCTCTACGGCCGCGCCCACCGCGCCCCCAACGCGCTGGAACGCGACTACGACGACGAGATATCCCAGGTTGCCAACCACAAGCTGAACGGTGAGACGATTGACACCCTCGAACTGGTGGTGGATCACCGCATCGGTCGCAACCTGCTGCTCAGGGGATCGGTGTATCAATGGAAAATGGTTGGATTGGTCGTGCTCGGGATGGAGACCGTGAGCGACCTGGCCCAATACCAGAGCGGTGAAGACGTGAAGTCCAGAGGCTTTGAACTTTCCGCCGACAAGACTATGCACTGGGGAGGGCGGTTGCGGGGCAGCCTGACTTATCAAAGTACACAATTCGCAAGCGGTGGCGACCTGCCCAATTCGCCCCACGTCATGGGCAAGGTGAATTTTTCCAGTCCGCTGGCAAACACAGGCTTGTTCATGGGTTATGAGTTCCAGTATTACAGCAAACGGGAAACCGTCGTCAAAGGGGCGTATGCCGGGGGCTATGCGCTCTCCAATCTGAACCTGCTGACCGACAAGTGGTTCAAGGGGACAGAAGTGTCCCTGGGTGTCTACAACCTGTTCAACAAGCACTACGCGCATCCGGGCGCGGATACCAATTGGCAGAACGCACTCGAACAAGATGGCCGCCAGGTACGCCTCAAAGCGGTCTACACCTTTTAG
- a CDS encoding TonB-dependent receptor plug domain-containing protein — MKLACIPLVAGLFVCTQPSANSTDLSELSLEELLKVSIIGASKYEQKQSEVAAAVSVITRKEIKAFGWRTLDEALASLPGMYTSYDRQYTSLGTRGFGVPGDFNTRILLTIDGNRVNDVVFDTALMGRAFPLDISLIERVEFIPGPGGAVYGQNALFGVVNVVTRSGQGVGGAELSAAYQSPQLADQGRATWGKDWIADWMFCSLRAGIAQRVKIDSWFSPAPGRAVQIFPAMPANWMVRKPGSFSPGWTLVTGHLISRMVIGARTTPLESISPIHLSCASINVTVTF; from the coding sequence ATGAAACTTGCCTGCATCCCACTGGTTGCCGGGTTGTTTGTCTGCACGCAGCCGTCCGCGAATTCGACGGATCTGTCGGAGCTTTCTCTCGAGGAGCTGCTCAAGGTCAGCATCATTGGTGCTTCCAAGTACGAGCAAAAGCAAAGTGAAGTTGCTGCTGCCGTGAGCGTGATCACGCGTAAGGAAATAAAGGCGTTTGGCTGGCGCACGCTGGACGAAGCCTTGGCCAGTTTGCCCGGCATGTACACCAGCTATGATCGCCAGTACACCAGCCTGGGCACACGCGGCTTTGGCGTGCCCGGCGACTTTAATACTCGAATTCTGCTGACCATTGATGGCAATCGGGTCAACGACGTGGTGTTTGACACAGCGCTGATGGGGCGGGCATTTCCATTGGATATCAGCCTGATCGAGCGCGTCGAATTCATTCCCGGTCCCGGTGGCGCGGTATACGGGCAAAATGCCCTCTTCGGCGTCGTTAACGTGGTGACACGTAGCGGGCAAGGTGTGGGTGGCGCCGAATTGTCGGCGGCATATCAGTCACCTCAATTGGCCGACCAAGGCAGGGCGACTTGGGGAAAAGACTGGATAGCGGATTGGATGTTCTGTTCTCTGCGAGCGGGTATCGCGCAAAGGGTGAAAATCGATTCCTGGTTTTCCCCGGCGCCGGGCCGGGCGGTGCAGATTTTTCCGGCGATGCCCGCGAACTGGATGGTGAGAAAGCCCGGCAGTTTTTCACCCGGATGGACTTTGGTCACTGGTCATTTGATTTCTCGTATGGTGATCGGCGCAAGGACGACCCCACTGGAAAGTATTTCACCGATCCACTTGTCCTGCGCCAGTATCAACGTGACCGTCACTTTCTGA
- a CDS encoding GAF domain-containing protein: MRLRLLMATILVTVLVGGLTWWMLRRQIAPLISSVKTLAALSDPGQRPQPLPIVRQDEIGELIGGFNLLLETLSHRDEALRESEGRYRAIIEISPVPLAVNDASGNITFLNKAFVEVLGYTTNDLHTLEDWWPRAYPDTQYRQTVTEQWLRHLGEANGSGKPFVPMEVNIHCKDESIRTFMVSAAALTGHFAGNHFVIMYDITERKRAEASIRRLTRLYATLSQCNQAIVRCTSEAELFPQICRDAVTFGGMKMAWIGLVDETSQQVKPVAAYGEGSDDPGSLDISVNGNEPRGRGPTGTAVRENRSFWCQDYLNDPCTAPWHERGAQAGWASSASLPLHRFGVVVGAISFYAAEANAFDEDIRKLLVEMAADIDFALDNYAHEAGRKVADKALRDSEAQIGALINAIPDLIFTNSRSGEFLAVHASDPHLLLVPPENFLRRNIADILPKPIAEKFLKAFADAGRPDLIQEVNYTLAVGGQETHFEARVVPSSAGTVISIVRDVTAHKQNESARATLEMQLRESQKMQAIGTLAGGIAHDFNNILATILGNVDLARQDMGANPLALESLEEIRKAGGRARDLVQQILSFSRRESTQRKPTVLCPVVNESVRLLRATLPARLIIDVECDADVPPVLADATQIAQIVINLATNAMQAIRSGSGHIGIRLDTVLLDVSMAETHPALRTLQAIYPGRTVRLTVRDDGPGMDAATRERIFEPFFTTKPVGEGTGLGLSVVHGIVQTHEGAIEVESQPGKGSTFTVYLPVAATTASEPASDEDKSKGTEIYTLVPDLIGKVRILYLDDDESLVFLVTRLLERRGFRVSGYTDQREALAALRAGPDAFDLVVTDYNMPGMSGLDVARAVRTIHANLPVAIASGFIDETLQTQAEGAGVRELIFKANAVEDLCEAFARLAQSVGNEPRNS, from the coding sequence ATGCGGCTGCGCCTGCTGATGGCGACGATTCTCGTTACGGTGCTGGTGGGCGGCTTGACCTGGTGGATGTTGAGGCGCCAGATTGCGCCGCTGATTTCTTCTGTCAAAACGCTGGCCGCGCTATCTGACCCGGGTCAGCGCCCACAGCCGTTGCCCATCGTCAGGCAAGACGAAATCGGTGAGCTGATCGGAGGTTTCAATCTCTTGCTTGAAACTCTTTCGCATCGGGACGAAGCACTGCGCGAAAGCGAGGGGCGATACCGCGCCATCATCGAAATATCACCTGTCCCCCTTGCCGTAAACGACGCGAGTGGCAACATCACGTTCCTCAACAAGGCGTTTGTGGAGGTGCTGGGCTATACGACGAATGACCTGCATACGCTTGAAGACTGGTGGCCGCGCGCATATCCGGATACGCAATACCGGCAAACGGTGACCGAACAATGGCTCAGGCATCTTGGTGAGGCAAATGGCTCCGGAAAGCCATTTGTCCCCATGGAAGTCAACATCCACTGCAAAGATGAATCGATACGAACGTTCATGGTCAGTGCCGCGGCGCTCACGGGGCATTTTGCGGGGAATCACTTCGTCATCATGTACGACATCACCGAGCGCAAACGCGCCGAGGCCAGCATCCGGCGCCTCACCCGCCTTTACGCAACCCTCAGCCAATGCAATCAGGCGATCGTGCGGTGCACCAGCGAGGCGGAACTGTTCCCGCAGATTTGCCGCGATGCCGTCACATTCGGCGGAATGAAAATGGCGTGGATCGGGCTCGTCGATGAGACCAGTCAACAGGTCAAGCCGGTCGCTGCCTATGGTGAAGGTAGCGATGATCCAGGCAGCCTGGATATTTCGGTGAACGGCAACGAGCCGCGTGGCCGGGGCCCGACCGGTACGGCGGTTCGCGAGAATCGGTCTTTCTGGTGCCAGGACTATCTCAACGACCCATGCACGGCGCCGTGGCACGAGCGCGGCGCGCAAGCCGGCTGGGCGTCGTCGGCTTCGCTGCCGCTGCACCGCTTCGGCGTCGTCGTCGGGGCGATATCTTTCTACGCCGCCGAAGCGAATGCGTTCGACGAGGATATCCGCAAGCTGCTGGTTGAAATGGCCGCCGATATCGACTTTGCGCTGGACAACTATGCGCACGAAGCCGGACGTAAAGTGGCCGACAAGGCGTTGCGCGACAGCGAAGCGCAGATTGGGGCGCTCATCAATGCCATCCCGGACCTGATTTTCACGAATAGTCGCAGCGGCGAATTTCTGGCCGTTCATGCATCTGATCCACATCTGCTCCTGGTGCCGCCTGAGAATTTCCTGCGTCGAAATATCGCGGATATCTTGCCCAAGCCGATCGCGGAAAAATTCCTGAAGGCCTTTGCGGATGCTGGCCGGCCAGACCTGATTCAGGAGGTGAATTACACGCTGGCGGTGGGCGGGCAGGAGACGCACTTCGAGGCGCGCGTCGTTCCTTCCAGCGCGGGCACCGTCATCTCCATCGTTCGTGATGTCACTGCGCACAAGCAGAACGAGTCCGCGCGCGCAACGCTCGAAATGCAATTGCGTGAATCGCAGAAGATGCAGGCGATCGGCACGCTGGCCGGCGGCATCGCGCACGACTTCAATAACATCCTTGCGACTATTCTTGGCAACGTTGATCTGGCGCGCCAGGACATGGGCGCCAACCCGCTCGCGCTGGAGAGCCTTGAGGAAATCCGCAAGGCAGGAGGCCGAGCCCGCGATCTGGTACAGCAAATTCTGTCTTTCAGCCGTCGCGAATCGACCCAGCGCAAGCCGACCGTGTTGTGCCCAGTTGTCAATGAGTCCGTGCGCCTGCTGCGCGCCACGCTGCCGGCACGATTGATTATCGACGTGGAATGCGACGCCGATGTGCCACCAGTGCTGGCTGATGCCACTCAGATTGCACAAATCGTGATCAACCTTGCGACCAATGCCATGCAGGCGATTCGCAGTGGGTCCGGTCACATCGGTATTCGTCTGGACACGGTGCTACTTGATGTGAGCATGGCGGAGACCCATCCGGCATTGCGCACATTGCAAGCCATATACCCGGGCCGCACGGTGCGGCTCACGGTAAGGGACGATGGGCCGGGCATGGACGCGGCCACGCGGGAACGGATCTTCGAACCATTCTTCACTACCAAGCCGGTGGGTGAGGGCACGGGGCTGGGTCTGTCTGTAGTACACGGCATCGTCCAGACTCACGAGGGTGCCATCGAAGTTGAAAGCCAGCCGGGCAAAGGCTCGACGTTTACCGTCTACCTGCCTGTCGCGGCAACAACGGCCAGCGAGCCGGCGTCAGACGAGGACAAGAGCAAAGGTACCGAGATCTACACTTTGGTACCCGACTTGATCGGCAAGGTGCGTATCCTCTACCTCGATGACGATGAGTCGCTGGTGTTCCTGGTCACGCGCCTGCTGGAGCGTCGAGGCTTCCGCGTCAGCGGCTACACCGACCAGCGTGAGGCGCTTGCCGCGCTGCGCGCCGGCCCAGACGCATTCGACCTGGTGGTGACCGACTACAACATGCCCGGCATGTCGGGGCTGGACGTGGCGCGCGCGGTACGCACCATCCACGCGAATCTCCCCGTGGCGATCGCCTCGGGCTTCATCGACGAGACGCTGCAGACGCAGGCGGAAGGCGCGGGAGTGCGCGAACTGATCTTCAAGGCCAATGCCGTGGAGGATCTGTGTGAGGCGTTTGCACGGCTGGCGCAATCGGTTGGGAATGAACCCCGGAATTCCTGA